The Candidatus Latescibacterota bacterium genome has a window encoding:
- the tig gene encoding trigger factor has protein sequence PMAYGHALQTKEIHPFGEPVFRDINDEKDKPLSFKVDVEIAPVVELKEYKGLAGKMDKTEVTDEEVEKVLENLREREVQYEEVEREATTADMVVISYAPIGEDGQVDEEKRIKDYPVQLGAGQLFPEFELAIVGKKAGEDGDVAIDYPEDYKPERLAGINVKYSFTLKEVKEKKLPEIDDEFVNKLDESLGGVDGLKTDINKRLLEEKERDARRKLEEETIDKVIEKNPFEVPLSMVLRFKKELESEDEKRRQAAGVGPEEDEEKKKEIDEFFDKISRRNIKRFFLVDHIAKAEEISIGDEDMDKEIERLAEEGKRPIDEVKKVIAKGSDNYNNLKGRLREKMVFEALLKKKD, from the coding sequence CCCGATGGCTTATGGACATGCACTTCAGACAAAGGAGATCCATCCTTTCGGAGAGCCTGTTTTCCGCGATATCAACGATGAGAAAGACAAGCCCCTTTCTTTCAAGGTCGATGTGGAGATCGCTCCTGTCGTCGAACTGAAGGAGTACAAGGGACTCGCTGGGAAAATGGACAAGACAGAAGTGACGGATGAAGAGGTCGAAAAGGTGCTGGAGAATCTCAGAGAGAGAGAAGTCCAGTACGAAGAGGTCGAGAGAGAGGCCACGACAGCAGATATGGTCGTCATCAGCTATGCTCCCATCGGCGAGGATGGCCAGGTCGACGAAGAAAAAAGGATCAAGGACTATCCAGTACAACTCGGCGCTGGACAGCTGTTTCCCGAATTCGAGCTTGCTATCGTCGGAAAGAAGGCCGGTGAGGATGGGGATGTGGCGATAGACTATCCTGAGGATTACAAACCTGAGAGACTGGCCGGCATCAACGTGAAATACTCTTTTACTCTCAAAGAGGTCAAGGAGAAGAAGCTTCCCGAGATCGATGATGAGTTTGTGAACAAGCTGGATGAGAGTCTTGGTGGAGTGGATGGGTTGAAGACGGATATTAATAAAAGGCTCCTCGAGGAAAAGGAACGTGACGCCAGGCGTAAACTCGAGGAAGAAACGATAGACAAGGTCATCGAAAAGAACCCGTTCGAAGTCCCCCTCAGTATGGTCCTCAGGTTCAAGAAGGAACTGGAGAGTGAGGACGAGAAGAGGCGTCAGGCGGCCGGAGTCGGTCCTGAGGAGGACGAGGAGAAGAAGAAGGAGATCGATGAGTTTTTCGACAAGATATCCCGAAGGAACATCAAGCGTTTCTTCCTTGTCGATCATATAGCAAAGGCCGAAGAGATCTCAATCGGTGATGAGGATATGGATAAAGAGATCGAGCGGTTGGCCGAAGAAGGGAAGAGGCCCATTGACGAGGTGAAGAAGGTCATCGCGAAGGGCAGCGACAATTACAACAACCTGAAGGGAAGGCTTCGTGAGAAAATGGTCTTTGAGGCTCTTCTTAAGAAAAAGGATTGA